One genomic window of Ornithorhynchus anatinus isolate Pmale09 chromosome 10, mOrnAna1.pri.v4, whole genome shotgun sequence includes the following:
- the FTL gene encoding ferritin light chain — translation MTSQIRQNFAPEAEAGVNRLVNLQLRASYTYLSLGYYFDRDDVALAGVSRFFREQAEEKREGAERLLKLQNRRGGRAVLQDIQKPVQDEWGRSLDAMEAALALEKGLNQALLELHAVASTHADPHLCDFLETHFLESEVKTLKMLGDHVTNLRRLKAPEEGLGEYLFERLTLKHD, via the exons ATGACTTCCCAGATCCGCCAGAATTTCGCCCCCGAGGCTGAGGCCGGGGTCAACCGCCTGGTCAACCTGCAGCTGCGGGCTTCGTACACCTACCTGAGTTTG GGCTACTACTTCGATCGGGACGATGTGGCCCTGGCCGGGGTCTCCCGCTTCTTCCGCGAGCAAGCGGAGGAGAAACGGGAGGGGGCCGAACGGCTCCTCAAGCTCCAGAACCGCAGGGGCGGCCGGGCCGTGCTGCAGGATATccag aaaCCGGTCCAGGACGAGTGGGGCCGCAGCCTGGATGCCATGGAGGCTGCCCTGGCCCTGGAGAAGGGGCTGAACCAAGCTCTCCTGGAGCTGCACGCTGTCGCGTCAACTCACGCAGATCCCCAT ctctgtgacttcctGGAGACCCAtttcctggagtcagaggtcaagactCTGAAGATGCTGGGTGACCACGTGACCAACCTGCGCCGCCTGAAGGCTCCAGAGGAGGGTCTGGGAGAATACCTGTTCGAGAGACTCACCCTCAAACACGACTGA
- the GYS1 gene encoding glycogen [starch] synthase, muscle has protein sequence MPLSRSLSVTSLPGLEDWQDDIDLDNAVLFEVAWEVANKVGGIYTVIQTKAKVTGDEWGDNYYLVGPYTEQGVRTQVELLEPPLPALKRTLDSMNSKGCKVYYGRWLIEGGPPVILLDVGAAAWALERWKGELWESCSIGVPWYDREANDALLFGFLTAWFLGEFYAQCEEKPFLIGHFHEWLAGVGLCLCRARRLPVATIFTTHATLLGRYLCAGAVDFYNNLENFNVDKEAGERQIYHRYCMERAAAHCAHVFTTVSQITAIEAQHLLKRKPDLVTPNGLNVKKFSAMHEFQNLHAQSKARIQEFVRGHFYGHLDFSLDKTLFFFIAGRYEFSNKGADVFLEALARLNYLLRVNGSNQTVVAFFIMPARTNNFNVESLKGQAVRKQLWDTANTVKEKFGRKLYESLLVGNLPDMNKMLDKEDFTMMKRALFATQRQSFPPVCTHNMLDDSSDPILTTIRRIGLFNSSADRVKVIFHPEFLSSTSPLLPVDYEEFVRGCHLGVFPSYYEPWGYTPAECTVMGIPSVSTNLSGFGCFMEEHIADPSAYGIYILDRRFRSLDDSCTQLTSFLYSFCQQSRRQRIVQRNRTERLSDLLDWKYLGRYYMFARHMALAKAFPDYFTYEPHDADATQGFRYPRPASVPPSPSLSRHSSPHQSEGEEEDCDEAERYDEDEEAEKDRRNIRALEWQRRPSPGLLAQSGAKRGSVDTAPSSSASSLSEPVSPTSSLGEERN, from the exons ATGCCCCTGAGCCGCAGCCTGTCGGTGACGTCCCTGCCGGGGCTGGAGGACTGGCAGGATGACATCGACCTGGACAACGCGGTGCTCTTCGAGGTGGCCTGGGAGGTGGCCAATaaag TGGGCGGGATCTACACGGTGATCCAGACGAAGGCGAAAGTGACCGGGGACGAGTGGGGGGACAATTACTACCTGGTGGGCCCCTACACGGAGCAGGGGGTCCGCACCCAGGTGGAGCTGCTGGAGCCCCCGCTGCCCGCACTGAAGCGCACCCTGGACTCCATGAACAGCAAAGGCTGCAAG GTGTACTACGGGCGCTGGCTGATTGAGGGGGGCCCGCCGGTCATCCTGTTGGACGTGGGGGCGGCAGCCTGGGCGCTGGAGCGCTGGAAGGGGGAGCTGTGGGAGAGCTGCAGCATCGGCGTCCCCTGGTACGACCGCGAGGCCAACGATGCCCTCCTCTTTGGCTTTCTCACCGCCTGGTTCCTGGGCGAG TTCTACGCGCAGTGCGAGGAGAAGCCGTTCCTGATCGGCCACTTCCACGAGTGGCTGGCCGGCGTGGGCCTCTGTTTGTGCCGGGCCCGCCGCCTGCCCGTGGCCACCATCTTCACCACCCACGCCACCCTCCTCGGGCGCTATCTCTGCGCCGGGGCCGTCGACTTCTACAACAACCTGGAGAAC TTCAACGTGGACAAGGAGGCCGGCGAGCGGCAGATCTACCACCGGTACTGCATGGAGCGTGCGGCCGCTCACTGCGCCCACGTCTTCACCACCGTCTCCCAGATCACCGCCATCGAGGCCCAGCACCTGCTCAAGAGGAAGCCCG ACTTAGTAACCCCCAACGGGCTCAACGTGAAGAAGTTCTCGGCCATGCACGAGTTCCAGAACCTGCACGCCCAGAGCAAGGCCCGGATCCAAGAGTTTGTGCGCGGACACTTCTATGG gcACCTTGACTTCAGCTTGGATAAGACCCTGTTCTTCTTCATTGCTGGACGCTACGAGTTTTCCAACAAGGGAGCGGATGTGTTCCTCGAGGCCCTGGCCCGCCTCAACTACCTGCTCCGG GTGAACGGCAGCAACCAGACGGTGGTAGCGTTCTTCATCATGCCCGCCAGGACCAACAACTTCAACGTGGAGTCCTTGAAGGGTCAGGCCGTGCGGAAGCAGCTCTG GGACACGGCCAACACGGTGAAGGAGAAGTTCGGAAGGAAACTGTACGAGTCTCTGCTGGT GGGCAACCTCCCAGACATGAACAAGATGCTGGACAAGGAGGATTTCACCATGATGAAGCGAGCCCTCTTTGCCACTCAG cgcCAGTCTTTCCCCCCCGTCTGCACCCACAACATGCTGGACGACTCTTCAGACCCCATCCTCACCACCATCCGCCGCATCGGCCTCTTCAACAGCAGCGCGGATCGTGTCAAG GTTATCTTCCACCCCGAGTTCCTGTCCTCCACCAGCCCCCTTCTGCCAGTGGACTACGAAGAGTTTGTCCGTGGCTGTCACCTGGGTGTCTTCCCTTCTTACTACGAGCCCTGGGGGTACACGCCCG ccGAGTGCACGGTCATGGGCATCCCCAGCGTGTCCACCAACCTGTCCGGCTTTGGCTGCTTCATGGAAGAGCACATAGCTGATCCCTCAGCCTACG GCATCTACATCCTGGACCGGCGGTTCCGCAGCCTGGACGACTCGTGCACCCAGCTGACGTCCTTCCTGTACAGCTTCTGCCAGCAGAGCCGGCGCCAGCGTATCGTCCAGCGTAACCGCACCGAGCGGCTCTCCGACCTGCTGGACTGGAAGTACCTGGGCCGG taTTATATGTTTGCCCGGCACATGGCTCTGGCCAAAGCTTTTCCAGATTACTTCACTTACGAGCCCCACGACGCCGACGCG ACCCAGGGATTCCGCTACCCCCGCCCGGCCTCGGTGCCCCCCTCACCTTCCCTGTCCCGCCACTCGAGCCCCCACCAgagcgagggggaggaggaggactgcgACGAAGCAGAGCGCTACGACGAGGATGAGGAGGCGGAGAAGGACCGACGCAACATCCGGGCCCTCGAGTGGCAGCGCCGCCCCTCGCCCGGCCTCCTCGCCCAGAGCGGGGCCaagcgcggctccgtggacacCGCCCCCTCCAGCTCGGCCAGCTCCCTCAGTGAGCCCGTCAGCCCCACCAGCTCCCTGGGGGAGGAGCGCAACTAA